The genomic window GCCACTCTCAGGGTTTCCAGAGATAAACGGTCGGGGAATTTTCCGGTTCGAACATCGACCGTTTCAAACTTGATCCCCGCCGGAACCGGGAATTGCACTACATTTTTTCCCGCCAGTAACTTTTGCAGGAAAAAAAACCAGATCGGCGCCGCCGCCCGTCCGCCCGTCAACCCTTTGCCGTTGCGGCTCACCATCGATTCGTTGTTGTCGTAACCCACCCAGACCGAAACCGAAAGGTCTTTCGTGAACCCATTGAACCAGGCGTCTTTAAAGTCGTTGGTCGTGCCTGTCTTGCCCGCCGCCGGGTGCTTGAATCCCATTCGGCGCACCCCTCTTCCGGTCCCTCCATCCACCACCCCCTGCATCATGTCCAGCAGGGGATACATCATCTTCTGTGGAAATCTTTGGACCCCTTGGTAAAAATGTTCGTAGAGTTGATTGCCTTGAAAATCTTCAATTCGTTCGATGAAATAGGGTTCGTTGTAAACCCCCAGGTTGGCAACCACGCTGAAGGCCGAAGCTATTTCCAGGGGCGATACCCCTGATGTTCCCAAAGCCAGAGACAGGTTTTTCCCCAAAGGACTCTTGATGCCAAACCGCCGCGCGGTTTTGATCACTTTTTCAGGCCCCACTTCCTGCATGAGTTTCGCGGACACAACATTGATCGATTTCATCAGCGCTTTTTTCAGAATGATGTCGCCGGCAAATTCTTCACCGAAATTTTTCGGCTCCCAGGGAGCGGTGCCTTTTATTTCGATGGTGACCGGCTCATCCGTCACAACCGTGGCCGGTGAGTAACCCAATTCTTCCATAGCCGTCAGATAGACAAAGGGCTTGAAAGAGGAGCCGGGAAGACGGTTGCTGGAGACCGCCCGGTTGAACTGGCTGTGGGAATAATTTTTTCCGCCCAGCATGGCTCGCACCGCGCCGCTCTTGTTCTCCACGGAAATCAACGCAACCTGCAGGCCGTCCCTGGATTCCCGTTTTCGCATCCCTTCTTCAAGCGCTTCAAGATGCGAGAGGGCCGCTTTTAAAGCCAGTGATTGCTGGCGGCTGTCCAGAGTGGTGTAAATCTTCAACCCGCCAAAATGGACGAACTCCTTGCCATAGTCTTTTTCCAGCTTATCGAGGACAAAATCCAGAAAATAAAGATTGGGATCTGAAAAGTTTTTTGGCTGTAACAAGTTGAGGTCCGATTGGATGGCCTCCTCTTTTTGTTCCGCAGTGATCCACCCTTCGTTCTGCATTCGCTTCAGCACGTGACGAGCCCGATTCATGGCCCGTTCCATATTATTGAAAGGATTGGCGCTGTTGGGAGAGTTGGGCAGTCCGGCCAATAGCGCCGCCTGCAACAGGGTCAAATCCTGCGCGCGTTTCCCGAAATAGACCTGTGAGGCTTCCTCAACCCCATAGGCGCCGCTGCCAAAGTAAATTTGATTGCTGTAGGCTTCCAGGATCTCATCTTTTGTAAATGTGGCCTCGAGTTGCAACGCGATGAGGAGTTCCTTGATCTTGCGGACGAAATCCCTCTCAAAAGAAAAAAACAGATTCTTCGACAATTGCTGGGTGATGGTGCTGCCGCCCTGAATGACCCGTTTGGCCCGGATATTGGCGATGAAGGCGCGCACAAGCCCAACATGGTCGAGCCCCCGGTGGCTGAAAAAATTCGCGTCCTCGACCGCGACCATCGCGTTTAAAAAGTAAGGGGAGATATCTTCAATGGAAACCGGCCGCCGCTCACCGAGAACTTTGATCCTGTGTCCATCTGTGGAATAGATTTCCGTCGGCAGGCTCAGATTGATGGTTTCCAAATTGTCCGGAAGTTGCGGAAGGTCTTTGCTGAGAGCAAAATAGACGCCCATTCCAGCCAAAACCAAAAAGATCAGAAAGGCGTATAAAAAGAAATAAAATTTTTCAACCAGGGGGCGGGTCAAAAGGTTCCTCCGGAAGGAATCGCCAGGGAAGTTAAATCTCCAGTCGAATAGTCACCCTCCGTTTTTTCAAGTTGAGACAACATATTGTACGCAATGTCCAGAGGCACTGGAATCAGCAGAACGCCGATGTAGTAATCGGTGGAATATTCAATGCCGAACACCATGTGGTTTTCAGAGTTGGAAACTTCATCGGAAACTCCGACGCGGGTCACGTGATAATCCTTGCCCAGAAACCACCGCGGCTCGGGAAACACGGTTTTTTGAGTTTTGGGGTCCAGAGTCTGAACGATCGAAACCACCTGATCTCTGGAAAAAATCAGCGCTTCCGTAAACCCCATTTCCTCCAACCGGCCGCGCTTGATCGTGCGGGTCGATTGCACTTCGAACAACGCATCCACAGAAAGAAAAACTTCCCGCAGGGGCACACCTTGAAGATCGAGAAACCCTATGGTGATCCAGGGACCGAACCGCTTCAAGAACACGCGATCCCAGGTTTTTTCAGCATCGATTTGCAATAACTCATAGGACGAAATAATGCGCTCAGACCAGGGGCCGGGAAAGTCGAAATACAATTCTAGAAATTTTTTCCGGGTGACAACCAGGGGAAAGGCGGGTTCCACCTGTTCAAATAACTGCTTAAAGGTTTGAATCGACTCAGCGGAGTTTTCTTGAAGGTCCAGAACCGAACGAATCGATTGTATCTTGGCCTGCGCCACGAGAGCCTGCCGGTCCCGCTCCCAGATGCGGCCCAGTTGTGGCCGCTTATGGTTCTGCCACTTGAGGTAGTGGCCGATACCGCGCTCAAAAATCTTTCCATAAAACTCCAGGACGCCCACAGCTAAAAAAAGAGAAAGCAGTAGGATTCCCTGCCATTTCCCTGAAACACCGGCGGATTTCACCAAATTTTATCTCGCAGTAAATTTATGGGCGGAACGGATTTCCTTGGAACGTTTACCGGCCTCTTCGCGCGGTTTTTTTTGCTGGCCGGGCGGCTTTGGACTTTACCCGTTTGGCCGCTTTTTTGGTCTTGGTGGTTTTTTTAGCGCGGCCCACCTTCTTTTTGCCGGCGGTGGCCCCAGCTTTTTTTCCTTTTTTGGGGGCTTTGCCGATATTTTCCAAACTGTTTTTCTGAAGCTCCGGGTCCATTTTCCGGAAAATAGAGAGCAGTTTCTTTTCAGCCGCGTTGACCGTCAAAAGCTCTTGTTTGGATGGCTTTTTCAGGTTGATTTGCCCCGCAGCGAAATTGACCGTCCTGACCTCAGGAGGAGTTGAGTTTTTCGTCAACGTCTTTACAGGCGATATAAGACTTCTTGCCACTTCCTTGGTCAACAACTGTTCTAAAGACAGATTTCCCAATCTGGAGATTTTGACAAGTACCGAAACCGGAGCATCCCGCTCTCCTGCTTCATACCTGACATAGGTTCGAAACCCCACCTTCAGAATATCCGCCATCATGGACTGGGTGCACTTAAGTTCCTTGCGAATCGTCCTTAGGTTTTTGGCCAATATTGACATTCAATCTTCTCCTTCTCCGAAAAATGGTTCTGACATCGCTATTATAAACAAAGCAAACTTTCTTTATCAAACGGTTATTAGCAAATGGGCAGGTTTTTATACAATACGAACCCGGACAGACCTGTCGATTCCATCGCCGCCCTCTTAGCAGGCATCAGGAATTGAGAATTTTTGCCGCCTCCCTGGCGAAGTAGGTCAAAATCATTTGCGCCCCGGCGCGCTTGATGCTCAAGAGAATCTCCAGCATCACCCGTTCTCCATCCACCCAGTTTTTTTCGGCGGCGGCTTTGACCATGGAGTATTCCCCGCTCACATTATAAGCGGCCACGGGAACCCGCACTTCCTCACGAACCCGGCGAATGATATCCAGATAAGACAAAGCCGGCTTGACCATCACCATGTCCGCTCCCTCTTCGATGTCCTGCAGGACCTCACGCAGGCTTTCATCGCTGTTGGCCGGGTCCATCTGGTAAGAACAGCGGTCGCCAAATTTGGGAGAAGAGTCCGCCGCTTCCCGGAACGGGCCATAAAACCCCGAAGCATACTTCGCGGCATAGGAGAGAATGATCGTGTCCTGATGACTCGTCTCATCCAGCGCCCCCCGGATCGCCTGCACCCTTCCATCCATCATGTCCGAGGGGGCCACGATATCCGCTCCCGCTTCGGCATGTGTGTGCGCCATTTTTGCCAGCAACTCCAAAGTCGGGTCGTTTAAAATCTGATTGCCTTCCACTAATCCGCAATGCCCGTGATCGGTGTATTCATCGATACACACATCGGTGATGACAATCATCTCCGGGAAGGCCGATTTGATTTCCCGCACCGCGCGTTGCACGATTCCATCCGGGTTGTAGGCTTCAGAACCGCGAGCATCTTTTTTATCAGGAATGCCAAATAAAATGACCGCGGGAATTCCCAGAGTGTGGCTTTCTTTGACATCCAGGAGCAGATTATCGATCGAGCAACGGAAGATCCCCGGCATGGAGGAGATTTCCTGCCGAACCCCCTTCCCTTCACACACAAACATGGGGTCGATCAAATCATCCACGGATAGGCGGGTCTCCTGAACCAACCGTAGAATTCCCTTGCTGGCTCGCAGCCGTCTATATCGATGAATTGGAAAGGACATAAAAACGAAATGAAAAAAACTTGAATAAGAAAGATGAAGCTGATTTTGTTTTAAAAATCTCTGGGGCAAAAATGAAAGACTATCACAGGTTTGCGTCCACCTTCAAATTATTGAATCTCTGGAAACCATAACCTGCCGCCAGGGAAAAATTTGCCGATTCCCGGTCCCGGAAGACGACTTGAGTTCCGGAAATCAAAACCCAAATACATGACTCTTTTTTTAATCACAGTGTTAAAATTTTGACACAATTCATTGAAATCTAATGCCAAAAGCACAGACTTTTGACTCCCCTTAAAAACCGCGAAACCTAGAACCCTTTTTACTTTAAAGCCTTGAAAAGTTGGCAGAACCCTCTCACAGGATGGCACAACTCTTGCTCATGATAAAGATTGTATTTCCAAAATCCGATAACAAGGATGAGGTTGATTAATCTTTTTTAGGAGAAGGCTTTCATGGATCCCTTCGATTCTCACTTGGATAAGGCGTATGAAAAACTGAATAAAGCGATCATGAACGCGATCGTATCCTCAGAGGATGTCAGAGCGGTTCTGGCAGATTTTAAAGAAAAAGATATGATCAACAACCTTTCCGTTCTGAATTTGATACTCAGCCTGGAAGAACTTTCCGACCTGGTTTTCACAGACGATGATTCTTTTAGTCTTGAGCCTATGTCAGATGAGTTCGCCCCTCAAGAGGCCAAAAAACCGGAAAAAAACCAAGCGCCCAACCCGTTCAAGGTCGATGGCAGAAATTTGACCCCCAACGAAATTCTCTTCGAGAGGTATTTTCAAGGAAAATTTGACGCCGAAAAGTGGATGAAAAAAATAGGCATCAAACTTTAAACTCAGATTTTATTCCTTCTCAGTTCAAAGCAAAATGACAAAGGCCATGCCAGTCATTTTTGCATTGAACGAGGGTGGAACTGCATTTCATCCACCCCTCCGCCCTGTCCCCGTCAGTTCTTAAAAATTTTAGAATCACAGGATATATATTTGATCTGCTTAAGGGGAATCACAATGATCTCCTCCACGGTGGTGATTTCAAACAATTCCAGGTCGTCACTGAAGCCGTGTTTTTCTGTTTGTTCACATTCCATTTCCTGATTATCGACAAAAACCACCTTCAACCGGTACTGCATGCGCTCTCCTTTTAACTAATTATCTTTAAGAATATGGGCAGGTCTCAATTCGGGGAAGGCATCATTTCAAATTTCTTTGACAGAGGATCACCCAGATAATCCTCAACGTAATTTTTCAGATAGCCCTTTTCATACAATTTTTTATTGGACAAATTGGAATTCACTTTATTCAGAACTTTGAAGGTGCAACGGGGAAACTTGGCCTTGAATTCGTCAAACGTTTCTCCGGCGATGTCCATTTCCTCCTGAGACGATTTTTCCAGTATGACTTTCGGCAAATAAACCCGGGTCTGGCCCGTCAATCGTTTGGCGACATCGCTGAAGGTGAGAAGGGTCGAGCAGTTGGAATCGCCCCCTAAAGTGTCGTTGGGCACATAAAGGTATCTGGCGCGATTGGGACGAAACAGGGTCAGAATCTTGTAAACATTCCCGGCCATCACCACGGTGTCCTTTTTTTCCAATTCGCAGGCGTCAAATACCTTCATGATTTTTTTACGGTTGAGAAAGGAAGTGATGTCAGACTCTGTATGAAGCATCATGGTATTGGGAAGATTGTGGTCATACGTTTTCCGCGCCTCATCCGGAAGAAATTTCTTCCCATACCGCATCAGCGCCGTCGTTTCCGGATCGATATACTTCAAAGGCGTGAGGCAACCCATCCACAAAAGCACCTTGGAGTTGACCTTGGAAATCATTTTAGCGTCCCGCGACATGGTGTCGGGCCCAAGCGAATAAAAATTGGCGGAGGTCACCGCCGGCCCATCCAGTATTTTAAGGACCTGTTCCGCACTGGGCCCCTTGGGCATCAGTTTTTTCCGGGCTTCGGTGAGGGTGATCACTGACAGTTCAAAGTTGATCCGGCCGGGATGTTTTTCCGCCAACTTGTTGATCCGTACCGGGTCGGCATAACCGACGGTGAACATGATGATATTCTTGTCGGTCTTATCGAGAAACTCCTCGATCCAATCCAGAGCCTTCGGATGCAGGGGCAAATCCGTCCATTCCATATATTCGTTGCCGCCCAGGACCCAGGATTCATCCTTCTTTGTAGGGTATTTTTGAATTTCGTTGAGAATGAATTCCCAATCTTCTTGCGTGGTGCGGGGAGTGTCAAAGGTTTTTCGGTAGCTGTGATCTTTCTCGTAGCAAAACGTGCACTTCACCGGGCAGGTTTTTCCAAGGCTCAGTGGAATTTTCCGATCCTTGATTTCGGCTCTAAAAATGTCATGAAGAAATTCTTTGTCCACTATCCGGTTTCCTTTCCAATGCAACCAACTCCGGTCGGCTTAAAACGAAGATAGATACCTGTACTAATCCCAATCCTTGAAAATGGCCATCAACTGATCGTCCACAGGCACTTCCGTTTTCTGATCGTCACTCAATTCCTGGACCAATTGCTTGAGATGCACTGCGGCGCACCCCATATAAGCGATGCTTTCCTGCTGCTTTTTAAATCCCCCGGCTTTTAACTTCTTCTCCAGCTCAGGGAGGTGCTTTTCATCAAACGGATGAATCAACGCTGTTGTTTTGAAGGCATCAACCGCGTCATTGAAATTTTTTTTCTCATGATGTTCCATTCCCACCTTGAGACATTCCTGAGCCTCCCGGACCTCTTGGACCGTCACCGCGCCTACTTCCATAAGCTCTTATATCTCCTTGATCAATAAACAATTATTTACGAAAACGTCCCTTGCCCGCGCAAGGCAAACGCCACCCACCAGGATAGGGACCGGGGGGGTTCCAGCTATTCTATCACTCCACACGTCAGAATTGTCAAGTAGTTAGAAACGCATTGTTGAAAAAGGAAGGGAACGGAAAGAAAGGGAAGCTTAGGAAAGCATTTGACTGGAGATTCGATATGCCAGGAAAGGCACTCAAAAGATAGGACGAGGACAGATTCCCGCCCCGGGACCACAGGCCATTCCGCCTCCCTCTGGAGGCGGGCATCGGTCGATCAAAAAAGCCTGTTATTTTTTTTCTTCTACGTTATCCGGCTTTACCTGCTTGCCATGGGGGAACTTATTTTCCATAGAACACGAGGTAAGGACCGCCATACTAATCATTAAAACTAACAAGAACAAAACCTTTCTCATCCAACTCTCTCCTTTTTGTTTTGACGCGCATGCACTCAAAAAAATCAAAACTCCGAATTTCAGATTAAGCTTTTTATCAATATTTCTCCAATAATTCAATGAATTTTTTAATTTTTTTCCTTACAATCTCCATCCGGAAACTCAAATTGCTTTTCCCGAACTCGGAGCTTTAATGCCTGATTCTTCCAGGATGGACGCCGAAAAAATCAAAAAAAACCTCCATCCACTGCGCCTGGGTTCAAAAATCCTGGTTTTTGATACGCTCGATTCGACCAATGACCAGGCCAGGCGGTCCCTTAAGGAAGGCGCCCAGGAGGGACTGGTGCTGATCGCCGAATCGCAAACCAAGGGCCGGGGCCGCATGGGGCGCACCTGGGTTTCGCCGCCGCAAACCGGCATCTACCTGTCCGTGATTTTAAAACCCCCGATTGAGCCTGAACACCTGCCTCAGTTAACCCTGTTGGCCGGAGTGGCTGTCGTCCAGGCAGTCAATAAATTCACCCACACAAAGGCCCAGTTGAAGTGGCCCAATGACATCCTGTTA from Nitrospinaceae bacterium includes these protein-coding regions:
- the hemB gene encoding delta-aminolevulinic acid dehydratase, which gives rise to MDDLIDPMFVCEGKGVRQEISSMPGIFRCSIDNLLLDVKESHTLGIPAVILFGIPDKKDARGSEAYNPDGIVQRAVREIKSAFPEMIVITDVCIDEYTDHGHCGLVEGNQILNDPTLELLAKMAHTHAEAGADIVAPSDMMDGRVQAIRGALDETSHQDTIILSYAAKYASGFYGPFREAADSSPKFGDRCSYQMDPANSDESLREVLQDIEEGADMVMVKPALSYLDIIRRVREEVRVPVAAYNVSGEYSMVKAAAEKNWVDGERVMLEILLSIKRAGAQMILTYFAREAAKILNS
- a CDS encoding penicillin-binding protein, which codes for MTRPLVEKFYFFLYAFLIFLVLAGMGVYFALSKDLPQLPDNLETINLSLPTEIYSTDGHRIKVLGERRPVSIEDISPYFLNAMVAVEDANFFSHRGLDHVGLVRAFIANIRAKRVIQGGSTITQQLSKNLFFSFERDFVRKIKELLIALQLEATFTKDEILEAYSNQIYFGSGAYGVEEASQVYFGKRAQDLTLLQAALLAGLPNSPNSANPFNNMERAMNRARHVLKRMQNEGWITAEQKEEAIQSDLNLLQPKNFSDPNLYFLDFVLDKLEKDYGKEFVHFGGLKIYTTLDSRQQSLALKAALSHLEALEEGMRKRESRDGLQVALISVENKSGAVRAMLGGKNYSHSQFNRAVSSNRLPGSSFKPFVYLTAMEELGYSPATVVTDEPVTIEIKGTAPWEPKNFGEEFAGDIILKKALMKSINVVSAKLMQEVGPEKVIKTARRFGIKSPLGKNLSLALGTSGVSPLEIASAFSVVANLGVYNEPYFIERIEDFQGNQLYEHFYQGVQRFPQKMMYPLLDMMQGVVDGGTGRGVRRMGFKHPAAGKTGTTNDFKDAWFNGFTKDLSVSVWVGYDNNESMVSRNGKGLTGGRAAAPIWFFFLQKLLAGKNVVQFPVPAGIKFETVDVRTGKFPDRLSLETLRVAVPEELDLSPLPEEPNPEEEISASPELFFTPENQ